A genomic window from Bacteroidota bacterium includes:
- a CDS encoding 30S ribosomal protein S12 yields MPTIQQLVRNGRVAIKAPSKSRALDACPQKRGVCTRVYTTTPKKPNSALRKVAKVRLTNQTEIIAYIPGEGHNLQEHSIVLIRGGRVKDLPGVRYHIVRGALDTAGVNNRKKSRSKYGTKRPKAGAAAAPAKKK; encoded by the coding sequence ATGCCTACAATACAACAATTAGTTCGCAATGGAAGGGTAGCCATAAAGGCACCTAGCAAGAGCCGTGCACTGGATGCATGTCCTCAAAAACGTGGTGTATGCACCAGGGTTTATACAACAACCCCAAAGAAGCCAAACTCTGCATTACGCAAGGTGGCTAAAGTGCGTTTAACTAACCAAACCGAAATCATCGCCTATATTCCGGGTGAAGGTCACAACCTGCAGGAACACTCAATCGTATTGATTCGTGGTGGCAGGGTTAAAGATCTTCCGGGTGTTCGTTACCACATTGTTCGTGGTGCATTGGATACTGCCGGTGTAAACAACCGTAAAAAGAGCCGTTCAAAATACGGTACTAAACGTCCTAAAGCAGGTGCTGCAGCAGCTCCGGCAAAGAAAAAATAA
- the rpsG gene encoding 30S ribosomal protein S7, producing the protein MRKLKPKKRYLPLDPKFNDALVTRFVNMMMYEGKKSITFGIFYDAIELVEKQTGENGYEVWKKALSNVTPGVEVKSRRIGGANFQIPTEIRPDRKISLSMKWLIGFARKRSGKSMAEKLSAEIVAAAKGEGATIKKKEDVHKMAEANKAFAHFKS; encoded by the coding sequence ATGAGAAAGCTAAAACCTAAAAAAAGATATTTACCATTAGATCCAAAGTTTAATGATGCACTGGTTACCCGTTTCGTAAACATGATGATGTACGAAGGTAAAAAGAGTATCACTTTCGGTATTTTCTACGATGCAATTGAATTAGTAGAAAAACAAACAGGTGAAAATGGTTATGAAGTATGGAAAAAAGCACTCAGCAACGTAACACCGGGTGTTGAGGTAAAAAGCCGCCGTATTGGTGGTGCTAACTTCCAAATTCCAACAGAAATTCGTCCTGACCGCAAAATTTCATTATCAATGAAATGGCTGATTGGTTTTGCACGTAAACGCAGCGGTAAATCAATGGCAGAAAAATTATCTGCAGAAATTGTAGCAGCAGCTAAAGGTGAAGGTGCAACAATCAAGAAAAAAGAAGACGTTCATAAAATGGCTGAAGCGAACAAAGCTTTCGCTCACTTTAAATCATAA
- the fusA gene encoding elongation factor G, translated as MARDLKYTRNIGIAAHIDAGKTTTTERILFYTGITHKIGEVHDGAATMDWMEQEKERGITITSAATTTHWKYRNEDFKVNIIDTPGHVDFTVEVERSLRVLDGVVALFCAVGGVEPQSETVWRQANRYKVPRLGFVNKMDRSGADFLEVVKQVKEILGANPVPLVLPIGAEETFVGIVDLITNKAIIWDDETQGMTYKEVPIPDDMKDLVVEYRNHLVEAVAEYDDALLEKFFDNPDSITEEELITAIRKATIDIAIIPMLCGSSFKNKGVQFMLDAVCRYLPSPLDIDAVKGTNPDTEEELTRQPDSKEPFTALAFKIMTDPFVGRLAFFRVYAGKLDAGSYVLNVRTGKKERISRILQMHANKQNPLDTIEAGDIGAAVGFKDIRTGDTLCDENNPIALESIKFPDPVIGLAIEPKTQADVDKLGMALAKLAEEDPTFKVNFDEETGQTVVRGMGELHLEIIVDRLKREFKIEVNQGAPEVAYKESFTKTIKHREVYKKQTGGRGKFADIQFEIGPADDGVIGLQFVNDIFGGAIPREYVPSVEKGFKEAMGTGVLAGYTMDSLKVRLFDGSFHAVDSDAFSFEMAAKIAFRDAGKNAGPQLLEPIMKLEVITPEDHMGDVIGDLNRRRGMIEGFDNKNNATVIKAKVPLSEMFGYVTQLRTITSGRATSILEFSHFAPAPASVAEEVISKSKGKVTVS; from the coding sequence ATGGCAAGAGATTTAAAATACACTCGTAACATAGGGATCGCGGCTCACATCGACGCCGGTAAAACGACTACCACTGAGCGTATTTTGTTTTATACAGGTATTACGCACAAAATCGGTGAAGTTCACGATGGTGCTGCTACCATGGACTGGATGGAGCAAGAGAAGGAACGTGGTATTACCATTACTTCTGCTGCAACAACTACCCATTGGAAATACCGTAATGAAGATTTTAAAGTAAACATTATTGATACACCGGGCCACGTTGACTTCACTGTTGAAGTTGAACGTTCTTTACGTGTATTGGATGGTGTGGTTGCCTTATTCTGCGCAGTTGGTGGTGTTGAACCACAATCTGAAACAGTTTGGCGCCAGGCTAACCGTTATAAAGTTCCACGTTTAGGTTTCGTAAACAAAATGGACCGTTCAGGTGCCGATTTTCTTGAAGTTGTTAAACAAGTGAAAGAAATTTTAGGCGCTAACCCGGTTCCACTGGTTTTACCTATCGGTGCAGAAGAAACATTTGTTGGTATCGTTGATTTGATTACCAATAAAGCTATCATTTGGGATGATGAAACTCAGGGTATGACTTACAAAGAAGTGCCTATTCCGGATGATATGAAAGACCTGGTTGTTGAATACCGTAATCACCTCGTTGAAGCAGTTGCTGAATACGATGATGCATTATTGGAGAAATTTTTCGACAATCCGGATTCAATTACTGAAGAAGAATTAATTACTGCAATACGTAAAGCAACTATCGACATCGCTATTATTCCGATGTTGTGCGGTTCATCTTTCAAAAACAAAGGTGTTCAGTTTATGCTTGACGCGGTTTGTCGCTACCTCCCTTCACCACTCGATATCGATGCGGTAAAAGGAACAAACCCTGATACAGAAGAAGAATTAACCCGTCAGCCGGATTCTAAAGAACCGTTTACGGCGTTAGCATTCAAAATTATGACTGACCCATTCGTTGGTCGTTTAGCATTCTTCCGCGTATATGCCGGTAAATTAGATGCTGGTTCATATGTATTAAACGTAAGAACAGGTAAAAAAGAACGTATTTCACGTATCCTTCAAATGCATGCCAATAAACAAAACCCACTCGATACTATCGAAGCAGGTGATATTGGAGCAGCAGTTGGTTTTAAAGATATCAGAACAGGTGATACCCTTTGCGACGAAAACAATCCGATTGCATTGGAAAGTATCAAATTCCCCGATCCGGTTATCGGTTTGGCAATTGAGCCTAAAACTCAGGCCGACGTTGATAAACTCGGTATGGCGTTAGCAAAATTGGCTGAAGAAGATCCAACATTCAAAGTAAATTTTGATGAGGAAACAGGTCAAACAGTTGTTCGCGGTATGGGTGAGTTACACTTAGAGATTATCGTTGACCGTTTGAAACGTGAATTTAAAATTGAAGTTAATCAGGGTGCTCCTGAGGTTGCTTATAAAGAATCGTTTACCAAAACAATTAAACACCGTGAAGTTTACAAAAAACAAACAGGTGGTCGTGGTAAATTCGCTGATATCCAGTTCGAAATCGGACCTGCAGACGATGGTGTTATTGGTTTACAGTTTGTGAACGACATCTTTGGTGGTGCTATCCCGAGAGAATATGTGCCTTCAGTAGAAAAAGGTTTCAAAGAAGCAATGGGAACAGGTGTATTAGCCGGCTATACAATGGATAGCTTAAAAGTTCGCTTGTTTGATGGTTCATTCCACGCAGTTGACTCCGATGCATTCTCATTCGAGATGGCAGCTAAAATTGCCTTCCGTGATGCAGGTAAAAATGCAGGCCCACAATTACTTGAGCCAATCATGAAATTAGAAGTTATTACTCCTGAAGATCATATGGGTGATGTAATTGGTGACTTAAACCGTCGTCGCGGTATGATTGAAGGTTTTGATAACAAAAACAATGCAACCGTTATCAAAGCAAAAGTTCCACTGAGCGAAATGTTTGGTTATGTTACACAATTAAGAACCATCACTTCAGGACGTGCAACATCAATTCTCGAATTTTCACACTTTGCACCGGCTCCGGCTTCAGTTGCTGAAGAAGTGATTTCGAAATCAAAAGGTAAAGTAACAGTTAGTTGA
- the rpsJ gene encoding 30S ribosomal protein S10, with product MTYKIRMKLKSFDHTLVDKTAEKIVKTVRNTGAVVTGPIPLPTQKKIYTVLRSPHVNKKAREQFQMCTYKRLLDIYSATNKTVDALQKLELPSGVEVEIKI from the coding sequence ATGACCTATAAAATCAGAATGAAACTGAAATCTTTTGACCACACATTGGTTGACAAAACGGCAGAGAAAATCGTGAAGACCGTTCGCAACACAGGTGCAGTGGTTACGGGACCAATCCCGCTGCCTACGCAGAAAAAGATTTACACAGTATTGCGTTCTCCTCACGTTAACAAGAAAGCACGTGAGCAGTTCCAAATGTGCACGTATAAAAGGTTGCTTGATATTTACAGCGCAACCAACAAAACAGTAGATGCATTGCAGAAACTGGAGTTACCAAGTGGAGTAGAAGTTGAAATTAAAATCTAA
- the rplC gene encoding 50S ribosomal protein L3 gives MKGIIGKKLGMTHFYGEEGKLISCTVIEAGPCVVVQKKTDDTDGYSAIQLGFEEQKENNTNKAQTGHFKKSGAKPMRKIKEFRNFDLDKNVGDNITVDIFEEGEKVSVVSTSKGKGFQGVVKRHNFSGVGMRSHGQHDRHRAPGSIGQSSYPARVFKGLRMAGRMGNDTVKQRNLKVAKIISDKNLILINGSVPGSKGSYVIIEK, from the coding sequence ATGAAAGGAATCATAGGCAAAAAACTCGGCATGACGCACTTTTACGGTGAGGAAGGAAAATTAATTTCCTGCACTGTAATCGAAGCCGGACCATGCGTGGTTGTGCAAAAGAAAACCGACGATACTGACGGCTACAGCGCTATTCAGTTAGGTTTTGAGGAACAGAAGGAAAACAATACCAACAAGGCTCAAACCGGTCACTTCAAAAAATCAGGCGCTAAACCAATGCGCAAGATTAAGGAGTTCCGCAACTTTGACCTCGATAAAAATGTAGGTGATAACATCACAGTTGACATTTTTGAAGAAGGTGAAAAGGTAAGTGTAGTGAGCACTTCAAAAGGTAAAGGTTTCCAGGGTGTTGTAAAACGCCACAATTTTAGTGGTGTTGGTATGCGCTCACACGGTCAGCACGATCGTCACCGCGCTCCGGGTTCAATCGGACAATCATCATATCCTGCGAGAGTATTCAAAGGTTTGAGAATGGCCGGTCGTATGGGTAACGACACCGTTAAACAACGCAACCTCAAAGTAGCAAAAATTATTTCTGACAAGAACTTAATCTTAATTAACGGATCAGTTCCGGGAAGTAAAGGTTCTTATGTAATAATCGAGAAATAA
- the rplD gene encoding 50S ribosomal protein L4, with protein MKVEIVKISGEKTGKQVELNEEIFGVEPNDHAIYLSVKQYLANQRQGTHKSKEKGESAGSTRKLHRQKGTGGSRKGSIKNPLFHGGGTIFGPRPRDYSFKLNRKVKELAKRSALSYKAKQNSIVVVEDFTLDTPKTKAFAGIMKSIGVSDKKTLFVLGDNQNIRLSLRNLPKTGASKASDLNTYDIMNAQCLVLSESTVNLINQMAENN; from the coding sequence ATGAAAGTAGAAATCGTAAAAATATCAGGCGAAAAAACCGGTAAACAGGTTGAGCTCAACGAAGAAATCTTCGGCGTTGAACCAAACGACCACGCTATTTACCTTTCAGTAAAGCAATACCTCGCTAATCAGCGCCAGGGAACGCATAAATCGAAAGAAAAAGGCGAATCAGCCGGTTCAACACGCAAATTACACCGTCAGAAAGGTACTGGTGGTTCACGTAAAGGAAGTATTAAAAACCCTTTATTTCATGGTGGTGGAACAATTTTCGGTCCACGTCCGCGCGACTACAGTTTTAAACTGAACCGCAAAGTGAAAGAATTAGCAAAACGTTCTGCATTGTCGTATAAAGCGAAACAAAACAGCATCGTAGTTGTAGAAGATTTCACATTGGATACACCAAAAACCAAAGCCTTTGCCGGTATCATGAAAAGTATTGGTGTAAGCGATAAAAAAACATTGTTTGTTCTTGGCGACAATCAGAACATTCGTTTATCGCTGCGTAATTTACCAAAAACAGGTGCGTCAAAAGCAAGTGACCTGAACACCTATGACATCATGAATGCACAGTGTCTTGTTTTAAGCGAAAGCACGGTGAATCTGATCAATCAAATGGCAGAAAACAACTAA
- the rplW gene encoding 50S ribosomal protein L23 — protein sequence MAKRILIKPLITEKTQKLTEAHGTYGFVVGMDANKIEIKNAVEKNYGVTVADVKTITDNGKFGWKRTPFGISQGTKGRMKKAYVTLKKGETIDFFSTI from the coding sequence ATGGCAAAGAGAATATTAATAAAACCGCTCATCACCGAAAAAACCCAGAAGCTCACAGAAGCTCATGGTACTTACGGTTTTGTAGTTGGTATGGATGCCAATAAAATCGAGATAAAAAATGCCGTGGAAAAAAACTACGGTGTTACAGTGGCGGACGTAAAAACGATTACTGATAATGGCAAATTTGGCTGGAAAAGAACACCGTTCGGAATCAGTCAGGGAACCAAAGGACGTATGAAAAAAGCTTACGTTACTCTCAAAAAAGGCGAAACAATTGATTTTTTCAGCACAATTTAA